In the Flavobacterium sp. 90 genome, TTACTTTTTTTCGATTCGATAGGGATCTAATATACCAGTTACTTTTTCTAAATAAATGTGTTACTAAGTCACTCTATTTGATCTACTTATTAATTTATAATGCAAATTTCAGCTTAAATTTCAGGATTTTATTTATACAGATTACTGTTTTACTTACCATTTTAACTGATATGAGGATATGGAAGGTGATCCATGGGAAAGAATTCCTAAATTTGTTTCATTCAATACAATAAAGGATGGAAAATACACTTAACTTTAATACAGTCAGCCAATACAATGATTATAATAATCATGAAACGCTACACCCTTTGGTAAGCATATTGGATTTTTCAAAAGCGGCCCCAAGGAAAGGCGGTCGTATGAATTTTGGCTTATATGCCATATTTTTAAAAGAAGTAGATTGCGGGGATTTAAGATATGGGCGCGAACTTTATGACTATCAAGATCATACTTTGGTATTTTTAGCACCGGGACAGGTTATTGATATTGATAATAAAGGAGAGTATTATCAGCCTAAAGGACAGGGACTTGTATTTCATCCAGACCTGCTGCTTGGTACTTCTCTGAATAAAAAAATGGATCAGTATAATTTTTTCAGTTATCATTCCAATGAAGCCCTGCACTTATCAACCCGTGAAAGGAAAATGGTTTTAGAGTGTTTTGCAAAAATTGAATATGAACTCCATAACTCGATCGATAAGCACAGTAAACTAATTATTGTTTCTAATATAGAACTATTTTTGAATTATTGCATACGTTTTTATGATCGTCAGTTTATAACGCGGGAGCATGTAAATAAAGCGATTTTGATTAAGTTCGAAGAGCTCCTTAATGGCTATTTTAATTCTGGTAAACCCAGAGAAATAGGCCTGCCTTCAGTAGCCTACTTTGCCGAAGAGCTTCATTTATCAGCTAACTACTTTGGAGACCTTATAAAAAAAGATAGTGGAAAATCAGCGCAGGAATATATACATACAAAAATCATAGAAACAATTAAAGAAAAAATGTATGACCACAATTTATCACTGAGTGAAATTTCATACCAAACTGGTTTCAAATATCCTCAGCACTTTACCCGGTTTTTCAAACAGCATACAGGGAGCAGCCCTACGGAATTCAGGCTACTGATTTCAGTTAACTAATTTGATAGAGTGTAAAATCGAAAAATATAAATTTACAGTATGAGAATATTTAAAGACTTCGCATCCTATAATGCGCATATAGGCCTTAATCCGCCAATAGATAACAATATAGATGTTGGTTACTATGATGCTCCTAATATGCTTTTGAAATCAGAGCCAATAATAGTGGATTTTTACAGGATTTCGATAAAAATCAATTTTATGGACAAGTCCAATCCCGATGCGGTGCCTATTAATGCGGTATTTTTTAACAGTCCTGAACTCGCAACGGGTTGGGATGTAGACCCGACTTACACGGGCATGTATGTACAGCTTTCAAAGAAAATAATAAATGAGAATCGCTTTTTGTTTAAGAATTATCTGGATTATGGGCAGCATGAAGCTTTATATTTGACTCAAAACGAAGTGGAGGAGATCAGTACTGTTTTTGCACTGATGATTAAATATTATGATAGTGAGAAGCAAAACTTTAATGTTTTGCTTTCCTATGTCAATGTGCTGACTAGTTTGGTTGAAGCATTTTACAACAGACAGTTCTCTACCAATCCAAAACAATACAACCGTATTATAAGTGATTTTCAGCAGCGTTTAAAAGAATATTATGACAAGCCTGTAAGCCAGGTGGCCAATGTTCAGTACTTTGCTGAAAAACTGGGATTGACTTCCAATTATCTGGGGGATATCATAAAACATTATACACAGCGCTCTGCTATGGAAACCATACACGATTTTGTAATTAAAAAAGCAAAGGAACTTCTGGAAAAGGAAGCAGGAATGAACAGTACAGAAATAGCCTATGAGCTGGGTTTTGAATACCCGAATAATTTTACGCAGTTTTTTAAAAAAAATGTCGGGCTTACACCAAAAGAGTATAGAAAATCTTCCGCTGCATCAGCCTAATAGTACAAATTACTGATAACAAAAATGGTTATCAGTAATTTTAATATCTTTTTCTAGTATTTTTTATATCCCGGACTTTGAGTGTCTCTATAATTTTGCTGAATAAATAATATTCACAAAATAACAGATTCAATCATGAAAAAAATAATTGGTTCGGCAGCCTTACTCATAGCACTTACTTTTAGTGTGCTGTCATTTGGTTTAAAAAATACTACAGTATCTTCAAAAGGGGACCAGCAGCCCACACCTAATGGATATCTTGTAATGAACTATAATGTTCGTGATAAGGTAATTTATACCAAATATACTAAAGCAGTAAATCAACTTTGGGCAAAATACAAAGGGGAGTTAATTATTTATACTTCAGTCTCAAAACCCGCAGAAGGTGCTCCGGGATCAGTGGTGGCTGTCGTTCGGTTTCCTACTGCCGCTGATGCAGAGAAATGTTACAATTCTTCTCAGTATACAGCATTAAAAAAACTTCGTGCAGCTTCTACTGAAGGCTCGGTCTTGCTGGCTCAGAGCAATATGCCTGCTGTAATATCAAACAACAAAATCAAACACCATGGCTATATGATAGCCAATTACGAAATTAAAAACCAGGCAACATTTCAAAAATACATGGATGCTGCAGGTACACTTGCGCCTAAATATAACGGAGAGGTTACCATTTTTGATTTTAAAGCCAAAGTACTTGAAGGAAAAGGCAAGCCGGTTTTCGGAGTAGCTGAATTTAATAGTCTGAAAGAGGCAGAAAAATTTTATAACTCACAGGAATACACCCTTGCCAGAAGATTTCGTATCACCTCTACAGAAGGTACTGTATTGCTGGCTCAAGGCAGTAAGTAGAGACTTCTTTTAAATTTTCTCAAAGTAAAAATTAATCATTTTATCTAACCCTTTACAACTGGGATATACAGATTGTAGGATATAAAAATATAACAAGATGGATAAGAAAGTAACAGCAACAATAAGTCTGGAAAAACCAAAATTCAGCCGTCGAGACTTTATGACAAAAACAGCTTTGATGGGTGCAGCAATGGTAACGGCTCCTTTAGCATTTGCCGCTTCATCTGAGCAAAATAATACACCTGGAAATAATTACAATACTATTATTGCAGATCAGCAAAGTGACTCAGAGTCTGATGCATTCATTAACGGTCTGGCTGATCTGATGGCCCATTCCACCAGAACTCCTATTTTAAGATGGCCTGGAGAATATGGGATGAAATTTGAGGAGATTTTCTTTCCTGCTATGGATGGCGTCACTATCGAAGGCTGGTTTATCCCTGCCGATTCCAACAAGCTTATTATCTGCAATCATCCTATGCCTTGTAACCGTTACGGCTATCCGGGACATTTGGAACCCTGGACTAATTTTGGAGGTTTTGAAGTAAATTTTTTACCGGAATACAAAATACTTCACGATGCAGGTTACAATATATTAGCTTACGATATGAGAAATCATGGACGTAGCGGTATGGGCAGTGGCGGGGTCAATGGACATGGTGTATTGGAATACCGCGATGTTATTGGTTCGTTGCGTTATGCAAAATCCAGAAAGGATACAAAAAAAATGAAAACGGCTCTCTACAGCCGATGTTTGGGAGCCAATGCCACTATTGTAGCGATGCACAAACATCCTGAAGAATTCAAAGACATTAAATCGCTTTTTGCCCTGCAGCCTGTATCACCGAGAGTTTTTGTGGAGCGTGCCGTGGAGATGCAGAAAATAGATAAAGGGCTTGAAAAGTTTGATACTGCTTTTCATGTGCGTACCGGATTTCATCTGGCGGATGTCTGGCCAATGAGTTATGCGTCGTCTGTAACGGTTCCTGCGCTTGTGGCACAGGTTCATGATGATTTTTTAACCAAGCCTTCCAATGTTCAGGAAATATACGATACCATTTCCTCTAAAGATAAAAAACTCTTTTGGATTGAAGGTACAGACCAGCGTTTTCAGGGCTATAACTATTTCGGTAAAAATCCTACAGTGATGCTTGAATGGTTTGACAGCCATATGCAATAATAGGCCAAAAGATAAAATCAATAAGAATAAGGTAAATAACATTAAAACATACAGCATAATCAAATGAAATCAATAGTTATACATAAAGCATACGGACTGGAAAATATTGCTATACGCGAGAGACCGACCCCTATTATTAATGAGAATGAAGTTCTGGTCCGAATAAAAGCTATTTCGTTTAATAAACTTGATATGATGATTGCTGCAGGCGCTCTTGAAAAACCGCTTCCTCATACCCTTGGGTCTGATGCAGCAGGTATTGTCGAGCAGATAGGGAGCAAGGTAACCGCTTTAAAAATTGGCGATGCTGTATCTACTCATTACATTCAGGCCTGGCAATCAGGAGCGCTTAAAAATAGTGATCTGAAAAGCCGTCTGGGGGCAGAGCTTCCAGGGGTATTCTCAGAATACATTGCCATACCGGAACAGTATCTGGTTAAGATTGCTGCGAACCTCACCTTTGAAGAAGCTGCCAGTATGCCTCTGGCAGGTGTAA is a window encoding:
- a CDS encoding helix-turn-helix domain-containing protein; translation: MENTLNFNTVSQYNDYNNHETLHPLVSILDFSKAAPRKGGRMNFGLYAIFLKEVDCGDLRYGRELYDYQDHTLVFLAPGQVIDIDNKGEYYQPKGQGLVFHPDLLLGTSLNKKMDQYNFFSYHSNEALHLSTRERKMVLECFAKIEYELHNSIDKHSKLIIVSNIELFLNYCIRFYDRQFITREHVNKAILIKFEELLNGYFNSGKPREIGLPSVAYFAEELHLSANYFGDLIKKDSGKSAQEYIHTKIIETIKEKMYDHNLSLSEISYQTGFKYPQHFTRFFKQHTGSSPTEFRLLISVN
- a CDS encoding helix-turn-helix domain-containing protein — its product is MRIFKDFASYNAHIGLNPPIDNNIDVGYYDAPNMLLKSEPIIVDFYRISIKINFMDKSNPDAVPINAVFFNSPELATGWDVDPTYTGMYVQLSKKIINENRFLFKNYLDYGQHEALYLTQNEVEEISTVFALMIKYYDSEKQNFNVLLSYVNVLTSLVEAFYNRQFSTNPKQYNRIISDFQQRLKEYYDKPVSQVANVQYFAEKLGLTSNYLGDIIKHYTQRSAMETIHDFVIKKAKELLEKEAGMNSTEIAYELGFEYPNNFTQFFKKNVGLTPKEYRKSSAASA
- a CDS encoding DUF1330 domain-containing protein, encoding MKKIIGSAALLIALTFSVLSFGLKNTTVSSKGDQQPTPNGYLVMNYNVRDKVIYTKYTKAVNQLWAKYKGELIIYTSVSKPAEGAPGSVVAVVRFPTAADAEKCYNSSQYTALKKLRAASTEGSVLLAQSNMPAVISNNKIKHHGYMIANYEIKNQATFQKYMDAAGTLAPKYNGEVTIFDFKAKVLEGKGKPVFGVAEFNSLKEAEKFYNSQEYTLARRFRITSTEGTVLLAQGSK
- a CDS encoding twin-arginine translocation signal domain-containing protein codes for the protein MDKKVTATISLEKPKFSRRDFMTKTALMGAAMVTAPLAFAASSEQNNTPGNNYNTIIADQQSDSESDAFINGLADLMAHSTRTPILRWPGEYGMKFEEIFFPAMDGVTIEGWFIPADSNKLIICNHPMPCNRYGYPGHLEPWTNFGGFEVNFLPEYKILHDAGYNILAYDMRNHGRSGMGSGGVNGHGVLEYRDVIGSLRYAKSRKDTKKMKTALYSRCLGANATIVAMHKHPEEFKDIKSLFALQPVSPRVFVERAVEMQKIDKGLEKFDTAFHVRTGFHLADVWPMSYASSVTVPALVAQVHDDFLTKPSNVQEIYDTISSKDKKLFWIEGTDQRFQGYNYFGKNPTVMLEWFDSHMQ